Genomic DNA from Paracoccus aminophilus JCM 7686:
CGATTATCAAAACTCAGCAGGGATTAGGGACTTCGCAGCGGTCAATCAAGCGAGGCGCCTGTGATTTTGGCAAAGATTGCAACTGTTTGCGCCAACAGTCCGGGCGCGCGGCCTCAGCTGGCCGGGCGACCCGCGCCCAGAGGCTCAAAGCGCACCGATTCCCCGCAGCCGCAGGCTTCGGTCACATTCGGATTGCGGAACTTGAAGCCGGATTCGAGCAGCCCGGTCTCATAGTCAATCTCGGTGCCGAAAAGGAACATCTGTGCGGTCGGCGCGATCATCACGCGCGCCGCGCCCTGTTCGACGACCTCGTCCGAGGCATGCGGCGTTTCCGCCATCTCCATCGTATATTCCATGCCCGCACAGCCGCCTTTCTTCAGGCCGATGCGCAGACCATGCGACGACTTCCCCGCCATCAGCTTGGCGATTTGACGCTCGGCTGCCGGGGTAATGGTGACAGGGGATTTGCCGGGGATCGAAAACATGACG
This window encodes:
- a CDS encoding HesB/IscA family protein translates to MFSIPGKSPVTITPAAERQIAKLMAGKSSHGLRIGLKKGGCAGMEYTMEMAETPHASDEVVEQGAARVMIAPTAQMFLFGTEIDYETGLLESGFKFRNPNVTEACGCGESVRFEPLGAGRPAS